The following coding sequences are from one Candidatus Borkfalkia ceftriaxoniphila window:
- a CDS encoding glycoside hydrolase, with translation MKKRLAVFLGLMLFAGVAAGCGGPAGKNDTYLLPDGYKELAVGRAMENATDGIGVEFDPHFLSQNISKGAAKEDWEIVRRRTKELKIQKFRVQVLPEWFEPVNDNDDPDTVNWENITKETEEMKSLYAVLDLAEEIGAHVNITLWGVSKTVKLIPGTLSGEFKNPFAAEANGKKHFLGEGNDSNKNWIMGVAEEMEEEWAESFSILVQILKKDKNYSCVKEITPVNEPSWAYYVQNAQNPKDEADWDGYVRMCKKLDAKFKADQIRDLVLFNLSDDAENYDFLAKSVEELGEIADLFNSHNYKFNHDTPNQNMTEWEDRNAAQTARVGKPHFIGEFGSNQNRSTSTRQYDVYTYERGVFLVRSMLNYFNAGAVGMSYWVLFDQYYNRGASYNEFMQLGLWCHKKDTYVSEPELPAPETDYQIRPQYYAYGLMANHVSRGSKIYPLRTGDELIAASAFLRGDGKWVYVLANSSDADKKFAFRNEFYGEFDVYAYAEDALPAGEAMIAATDTAAFENQCMPVTSKAHGVLVLVQK, from the coding sequence ATGAAAAAGCGGTTGGCAGTCTTTTTGGGACTGATGTTATTTGCGGGCGTCGCCGCGGGATGCGGCGGTCCCGCGGGCAAAAACGATACGTACCTTCTTCCCGACGGGTATAAGGAACTTGCCGTCGGCCGCGCCATGGAGAACGCGACCGACGGCATCGGCGTGGAATTCGACCCGCATTTTTTATCGCAGAATATTTCCAAGGGCGCGGCGAAAGAGGACTGGGAGATCGTCAGACGCCGCACGAAGGAACTCAAAATCCAAAAATTCCGCGTGCAGGTTTTGCCCGAGTGGTTCGAACCGGTCAACGACAACGACGATCCCGATACCGTGAATTGGGAGAATATCACCAAAGAGACCGAGGAGATGAAGTCGCTCTACGCGGTGCTCGACTTGGCGGAAGAGATCGGCGCGCACGTGAATATCACGCTGTGGGGCGTTTCCAAAACGGTAAAACTCATTCCCGGCACGCTGTCGGGTGAATTTAAAAATCCTTTCGCCGCCGAGGCGAACGGCAAAAAACATTTTTTGGGCGAGGGCAACGATTCCAACAAAAACTGGATCATGGGCGTCGCCGAAGAGATGGAAGAGGAATGGGCGGAAAGTTTTTCCATACTCGTGCAGATCCTCAAAAAAGATAAGAACTATTCCTGCGTAAAAGAGATCACGCCCGTCAATGAGCCGAGTTGGGCGTATTACGTGCAAAACGCGCAGAACCCCAAAGACGAGGCGGATTGGGACGGCTACGTGCGTATGTGCAAAAAGTTGGACGCCAAATTCAAGGCGGATCAAATACGCGACCTGGTGCTGTTCAATCTGTCGGACGACGCGGAAAATTACGACTTTCTCGCCAAAAGCGTGGAAGAACTGGGCGAGATCGCGGACCTTTTCAACTCGCACAATTATAAATTCAACCACGATACGCCCAACCAAAACATGACGGAATGGGAAGATCGCAACGCGGCGCAGACCGCGCGGGTCGGCAAGCCGCACTTTATCGGCGAATTCGGCTCCAACCAGAACCGCAGCACGAGCACCCGCCAGTACGACGTGTACACCTACGAGCGCGGCGTGTTCCTCGTGCGCTCCATGCTCAATTACTTCAACGCGGGAGCCGTGGGCATGAGTTATTGGGTGCTGTTCGACCAATATTACAACCGCGGCGCGTCGTATAACGAGTTCATGCAGTTGGGGCTGTGGTGCCATAAAAAGGATACGTACGTTTCCGAACCCGAATTGCCCGCGCCCGAAACCGATTATCAGATCCGCCCGCAGTACTACGCCTACGGACTGATGGCGAACCACGTTTCGCGCGGCTCGAAGATCTATCCGCTGCGCACGGGCGACGAACTGATCGCCGCCTCCGCCTTTTTACGCGGGGACGGCAAGTGGGTGTACGTTCTTGCCAACAGTTCCGACGCGGACAAAAAATTCGCTTTCCGCAACGAATTTTACGGCGAGTTCGACGTGTACGCCTATGCGGAAGACGCGCTGCCCGCGGGCGAAGCGATGATTGCGGCGACGGATACGGCGGCCTTTGAAAATCAGTGCATGCCCGTTACGAGCAAGGCGCACGGCGTTCTCGTACTCGTGCAAAAATAA
- a CDS encoding carbohydrate ABC transporter permease, whose product MIKRSKGEKAFNVFNIIILTFGALLFIMPYWLIISASFTDELTLLKSGGISLFPKKFSTYAYEFLFTTNNYMLLSIWNSVKMTVLGTLITTFTCLLTAYPVSKKYLVGRRGIMVYIIFTMLFGGGLIPSYLLVSSIFPDTMWAIIIPGALAPYYLILIRNYFMSIPDSLEEAATLDGASNMRIFLKIYLPLSVPVIATIVLFCAVSVWNNWFGPMLYISSKDKYPIQYMIQQLLSSVDSMLGGSSSTGLIPSESVKMAAVVAASLPIIIVYPFLQKYFINGMMMGSVKE is encoded by the coding sequence ATGATTAAAAGAAGCAAGGGCGAAAAGGCGTTCAATGTATTCAATATCATCATTTTAACGTTCGGGGCGCTGCTCTTCATCATGCCGTACTGGCTGATCATATCCGCCTCGTTCACGGACGAACTGACGCTTTTAAAAAGCGGCGGGATCTCGCTGTTTCCCAAAAAGTTTTCCACCTACGCCTACGAATTTTTATTCACGACCAACAATTATATGCTGCTCTCCATCTGGAATTCGGTCAAAATGACGGTTCTCGGCACGCTCATCACGACATTTACCTGTCTATTGACCGCCTATCCCGTTTCCAAAAAATATCTGGTGGGGCGCAGGGGCATTATGGTGTACATCATCTTTACCATGCTGTTCGGCGGCGGGCTGATTCCCTCGTATTTATTGGTATCCAGCATCTTTCCCGATACCATGTGGGCGATCATCATTCCGGGGGCGCTCGCGCCGTATTATCTCATTCTGATACGGAATTACTTTATGTCCATTCCCGATTCGCTGGAAGAGGCGGCGACGCTGGACGGCGCGTCCAATATGCGCATATTTCTGAAAATTTATCTGCCGCTGTCCGTTCCCGTCATCGCGACCATCGTGCTCTTTTGCGCGGTTTCGGTGTGGAACAACTGGTTCGGCCCCATGCTCTATATCAGCAGCAAGGACAAATATCCCATTCAGTACATGATACAGCAACTTTTAAGTTCCGTCGACAGTATGCTCGGCGGCAGTTCCTCCACGGGGCTCATCCCCTCGGAAAGCGTAAAGATGGCCGCGGTCGTTGCGGCGTCTTTACCGATCATCATCGTCTATCCTTTCCTTCAGAAGTACTTTATCAACGGTATGATGATGGGAAGCGTCAAAGAATAA
- a CDS encoding uroporphyrinogen decarboxylase family protein translates to MNSGMTKKERVLAALYKKETDRIPFSPLCDDYFASSLEKQNHPYDLLRALRYIGADIIERHSPCCEVRYGGGITVESREVGGGKRETHFITKYGEIYDRFYFQNGAMYTEKHLLSTPEDVKVMTHIARNTQYIPRFELFEERKKAIGDDGIPTPTAPCSPLLETLQVLCGLENTTYLLLDEEDAMREMFAALHERNKNYYRLMCDLDTPVVFAYEDTSTTIMSRDWFQSLAAPCLNEYAKILHGAGKLYITHMCGKLSGFSEDIAKILSDGIDSVCPPTTGDMECWDAKSAFGGKVIIGGIEPSSLVMKSEEAILSHVSEILERMRGGRGFILSTGDAVPHGTSVELLKKIADLVAREG, encoded by the coding sequence TAAAAAAGAGACCGACCGCATTCCCTTTTCGCCGCTTTGCGACGATTATTTCGCAAGTTCTCTGGAAAAACAGAATCATCCGTACGATTTATTGCGCGCGCTGCGCTACATCGGCGCGGATATCATCGAACGCCACAGCCCCTGCTGCGAGGTGCGCTACGGCGGCGGCATTACCGTCGAGAGCCGCGAAGTCGGCGGCGGCAAGAGAGAAACGCATTTTATCACAAAATACGGCGAGATCTACGACCGTTTTTATTTTCAGAACGGCGCCATGTACACGGAAAAACACCTTCTTTCCACGCCCGAAGACGTGAAAGTTATGACGCATATCGCCCGTAACACGCAGTATATTCCCCGTTTCGAACTGTTCGAAGAACGCAAAAAAGCGATCGGCGACGACGGCATTCCCACGCCTACGGCGCCCTGTTCGCCCCTTTTGGAAACGTTGCAGGTCTTATGCGGGCTGGAAAATACCACCTATCTTTTATTGGACGAAGAGGACGCGATGCGGGAGATGTTCGCCGCCCTCCACGAGCGCAACAAAAATTATTACCGCCTGATGTGCGATCTGGATACTCCCGTCGTATTCGCCTACGAGGACACGTCGACCACCATCATGTCGCGCGATTGGTTTCAGTCGCTCGCCGCGCCCTGCCTCAACGAATACGCAAAGATCTTGCACGGCGCGGGCAAACTGTATATTACCCATATGTGCGGCAAACTGAGCGGCTTTTCCGAGGATATCGCAAAGATTTTATCCGACGGCATAGACTCCGTCTGTCCGCCCACCACGGGCGATATGGAGTGTTGGGACGCAAAGAGCGCCTTCGGCGGCAAAGTGATCATCGGCGGCATCGAACCTTCCTCCCTCGTCATGAAATCGGAAGAGGCGATTCTGTCGCACGTATCGGAAATCTTGGAAAGAATGCGCGGCGGACGCGGCTTTATCCTCTCCACGGGCGACGCCGTGCCGCACGGCACTTCGGTTGAACTTCTCAAAAAAATTGCCGATCTCGTTGCCCGCGAAGGGTAA
- a CDS encoding type 2 periplasmic-binding domain-containing protein, protein MKKITKILLVFLIAALCVGSFAACGGGSGGMTSDGRYILSVYRGRSSGMIDGKDDALVTEAIEKKFKEDTGIGIDLQMTLETNTSIPQKVDLDYSKKDKQMDLVFHYASEDVGSAIVKYAKESESVKEVEGLLEQYGQHILAAIRQGDTNHIAEKTGYVLQENGELKMTMIPGVYAEKQYGILLNKTYMKQVQDKTGLDPETFDIANENYQNMNFKQFDTLLRAMKSIPDVQYSLTGYPWDISRVIAPTFGVDAMSYGLKDGKLVPSQLTDGFDRYISTMFEWAKDGLWAPDSNNKSEVQMRSDFMIGKSGVFIAYPEINNLIQLHRQARAMEENADTEYMMIAPLADVDENGDTLIENGEPVVHGFLKNNRAFGAVILPMKSKHPEITVQFLDWMYASQENYDLCKYGIKGQHWIEGPEKVINGVTYKTWEYPAAKYDEYTQNPPYSGMWELLPNLNVSNRVRSDLMDKEMAWYVACTSENEALASVTEGVWLPKVSRSLAMQAQTVDGKYVEDIRSYAWTGLTNNGKSPVEILKDYVAEVSVSCKEYLDAVDANYQTAKQKLAEKFA, encoded by the coding sequence ATGAAGAAAATAACAAAGATCCTGTTGGTTTTCCTGATTGCAGCGCTGTGCGTCGGTTCGTTTGCCGCCTGCGGCGGCGGGAGCGGCGGCATGACCAGCGACGGCCGATACATTCTGTCCGTTTACCGCGGCAGGAGCAGCGGCATGATCGACGGCAAGGACGACGCGCTCGTGACCGAGGCCATCGAGAAAAAGTTCAAAGAGGACACGGGCATCGGCATCGACTTGCAGATGACTCTGGAAACGAATACGTCCATTCCGCAGAAAGTCGATCTGGACTACTCGAAAAAAGACAAACAGATGGATCTCGTATTCCATTACGCCAGCGAGGACGTAGGCTCCGCGATCGTCAAGTACGCCAAAGAGAGCGAATCGGTTAAGGAAGTGGAGGGGCTTTTAGAACAGTACGGCCAGCATATTCTCGCCGCCATCCGCCAGGGCGATACAAACCATATCGCCGAAAAGACGGGCTACGTTCTGCAGGAAAACGGCGAATTGAAAATGACCATGATCCCAGGCGTGTACGCGGAAAAACAGTACGGTATCCTGCTCAACAAGACGTATATGAAACAGGTGCAGGATAAGACGGGGCTGGATCCCGAAACGTTCGACATTGCCAACGAAAACTATCAGAACATGAATTTCAAGCAGTTCGATACGCTCCTTCGCGCGATGAAATCCATTCCCGACGTGCAGTACTCCCTGACGGGGTATCCCTGGGATATTTCCCGCGTCATCGCGCCGACCTTCGGCGTGGACGCTATGAGTTACGGCTTGAAAGACGGCAAACTCGTCCCGTCGCAACTCACAGACGGTTTCGACCGCTATATCTCCACCATGTTCGAATGGGCGAAGGACGGCTTGTGGGCGCCCGACAGCAACAACAAGAGCGAAGTGCAGATGCGTTCGGATTTCATGATCGGCAAGAGCGGCGTGTTCATCGCCTATCCCGAGATCAACAACCTCATCCAGTTGCACCGCCAGGCGCGCGCGATGGAGGAGAATGCCGACACCGAATACATGATGATCGCACCCCTTGCGGACGTGGATGAGAACGGCGACACGCTCATCGAGAACGGGGAGCCCGTCGTGCACGGATTTTTGAAAAACAACCGCGCGTTCGGCGCCGTCATTCTTCCCATGAAATCCAAACACCCCGAGATCACCGTGCAGTTCCTCGACTGGATGTACGCCTCGCAGGAAAATTACGATCTCTGCAAATACGGCATCAAGGGGCAGCACTGGATCGAGGGCCCCGAAAAGGTCATCAACGGCGTGACCTACAAAACGTGGGAATATCCCGCCGCCAAATACGACGAATATACGCAGAATCCGCCCTATTCGGGTATGTGGGAACTTCTGCCCAATCTCAACGTATCCAACCGCGTGCGTTCGGATCTCATGGATAAGGAAATGGCATGGTACGTTGCGTGCACTTCGGAAAACGAGGCGCTCGCCAGCGTGACGGAAGGGGTTTGGCTGCCCAAGGTTTCCCGCTCGCTCGCTATGCAGGCGCAGACCGTAGACGGCAAATACGTGGAAGACATCCGTTCTTACGCCTGGACGGGGCTGACCAACAACGGCAAATCGCCCGTGGAAATTTTAAAGGACTACGTTGCGGAAGTGAGCGTTTCCTGCAAGGAATACCTCGACGCGGTGGACGCAAACTACCAGACGGCGAAACAGAAACTTGCCGAAAAGTTTGCATAA
- a CDS encoding ABC transporter permease — protein sequence MKKEIADGQNAETAQSVPLTGAKVLRRPMKNNSVWARIFKRWDLYLMMVPGLLCLLIFAYGPMYGIIIAFKDYKPYLGIFDSPWTDMNGWANFYYAVASRGFLNLVRNTLILGTLKMIFAFPSSIVLALLLNELRLKWFKKVVQTVSYLPYFISWVIISGMLYVFLQKDYGLINKVLVSLGMEPVFWYADPGKWRAILTITNIWKNCGWGTIVFLAGFTNISPDLYEAATVDGAGRWKQTLHISIPGIMPVIMVTFVLSISGLVKDDFEQIYALVGTNSILYEKVDVISTWVYRQISNASFESYGNGTAVNLMQSLLALILTLGANFAVRRMGYEGIY from the coding sequence ATGAAGAAAGAAATCGCCGACGGGCAAAACGCGGAAACCGCGCAGAGCGTTCCGCTCACGGGCGCAAAAGTACTGCGCCGTCCCATGAAGAACAACTCGGTCTGGGCGCGCATTTTTAAGCGCTGGGACTTATATTTGATGATGGTCCCCGGGCTCTTGTGCCTTCTGATCTTCGCGTACGGCCCCATGTACGGCATCATTATCGCGTTCAAGGACTACAAACCTTATCTCGGGATCTTCGACAGCCCCTGGACGGACATGAACGGGTGGGCGAACTTTTACTATGCGGTCGCCTCGCGCGGATTTCTGAATCTGGTGCGCAATACCCTGATATTGGGCACCTTGAAAATGATCTTCGCGTTCCCGTCGTCCATCGTTTTGGCGCTGCTTTTGAACGAACTGCGGCTCAAATGGTTCAAAAAAGTCGTGCAGACGGTTTCATACCTGCCGTATTTCATCTCGTGGGTCATTATTTCGGGCATGCTGTACGTATTTTTGCAGAAAGATTACGGGCTGATCAACAAGGTGCTCGTAAGCCTCGGCATGGAGCCCGTGTTCTGGTACGCGGATCCCGGCAAATGGCGCGCGATCCTGACCATCACGAATATCTGGAAAAACTGCGGTTGGGGCACCATCGTCTTTCTGGCGGGCTTTACGAATATTTCTCCCGATCTGTACGAAGCCGCCACGGTAGACGGCGCGGGCCGCTGGAAACAGACGCTGCATATCTCCATTCCCGGCATTATGCCCGTCATCATGGTCACGTTCGTTCTCAGTATTTCGGGGCTCGTCAAGGACGATTTCGAGCAGATATACGCCCTCGTCGGCACGAACAGCATTCTATATGAAAAGGTAGACGTGATCAGCACCTGGGTGTACCGCCAGATCAGCAACGCAAGTTTCGAATCGTACGGCAACGGCACCGCGGTCAACCTGATGCAGAGCCTTTTAGCGCTCATTCTGACGCTGGGCGCCAACTTCGCCGTGCGACGCATGGGCTACGAAGGCATTTATTAA
- a CDS encoding family 78 glycoside hydrolase catalytic domain, whose protein sequence is MQKTDAKWIWNANTDFNAHQYAVFRKEFTIKGRSAALHITADSRYQLYLNGEYLGFGPLRAYPDHYKKDVYELGGLLKKGKNVLSVLVEHFGCDTFQYLKRDGGLLAWLESEGETVWVSDRSWKADAAREYAANVPRISCQQGYEERVDARAYCGWKEIVCRKKMPSALELRPYDDGLHKELQERDIPFLTRTPVYPARLVETERIVGKNAQVCLDYRKILPRDGFDCTPWKISAGLLFRVRARKAHVAEIRYREWYHEEMLVNGAPADNGKFSFRRGENWIFLREEGTRHSSVVGFSLSGEGGLAVENAYLVGPFAPDENMTGDFAHYKTVAGESIGTAEKESIFQNAARGCLDKIPERFLVDLTSDLIPENVFLQCYREPAEPCFGVQERQYLSERLTAGNSAALQTGGEEIRLLFDFGTELVGFLCLDITAEAGAVFDFHNFEFIQPDGRKNFAEGMNNTCRYTAKAGRQTFRFAVRRGLRYCYVTVRGCESAVFHKLYVERCSYPQTGRGDFLCSDWKLNRIYEVGKNTLVNCAEDTFTDCPTYEQVHWVGDMRNEALVHFMMNGDKALWLRCLKQVGESLEYSDITLSQVPSGWFNVLPCWTFLWMRSICEYYRYTGDRKGAKELVPFLRKNFEGIRKHVNGDELFQMFAWNMFDWAAMDTPCDGAVTHLNCFAVLALSETAAFLQEFGEPCAAQCRTLADSINAAINRLLWDENRRAYVDCLRYRDGKRVLSEVFSQQTQTIAFMSGAAQGERKERCRLLMEAPEEGVVRAGSPFFEFFYLEAMMRRGDDAAFIGDLLRSWGKMIDTGCDTFWEMWTYAAPDGRLTRSHCHGWSAAPVYFLSEYVLGVTPVEAGYKKVRIRPHACGLEWCRGAVPTPYGDIHVRWEMVSGEMRLTCSVPEGVEIEY, encoded by the coding sequence ATGCAAAAAACAGACGCAAAATGGATATGGAACGCAAACACAGACTTCAACGCGCATCAGTACGCGGTTTTCCGCAAAGAATTTACTATCAAAGGCAGGTCCGCGGCGCTGCACATTACGGCGGATTCCCGCTATCAACTCTATCTCAACGGCGAATATCTCGGATTCGGACCGTTACGCGCCTATCCCGATCACTATAAAAAGGACGTCTACGAACTCGGCGGGCTGCTGAAAAAGGGAAAAAACGTCCTTTCCGTGCTCGTCGAACATTTCGGATGCGATACCTTTCAGTATCTGAAACGGGACGGCGGGCTGTTGGCGTGGCTGGAATCGGAAGGCGAAACCGTGTGGGTGAGCGATCGGTCGTGGAAAGCGGACGCCGCGCGCGAATATGCCGCGAACGTGCCGCGCATCAGCTGCCAGCAAGGCTACGAAGAGCGGGTCGACGCGCGCGCGTACTGCGGCTGGAAAGAAATTGTCTGCCGTAAAAAGATGCCGTCCGCGCTCGAATTGCGCCCTTACGACGACGGCCTGCATAAGGAATTGCAGGAGCGGGATATCCCTTTTCTCACGCGTACGCCCGTATACCCCGCGCGCCTCGTCGAAACCGAGCGCATCGTCGGGAAAAACGCTCAGGTTTGCCTCGACTACCGTAAAATTCTGCCGCGCGACGGATTCGACTGCACGCCTTGGAAGATCAGCGCGGGGCTGCTTTTCCGCGTGCGCGCCCGAAAGGCGCATGTTGCCGAAATACGTTACCGCGAATGGTATCACGAAGAGATGCTCGTCAACGGCGCGCCCGCGGACAACGGAAAGTTTTCTTTCCGCCGCGGCGAAAACTGGATTTTTCTGCGCGAAGAGGGCACGCGCCATTCGAGCGTCGTCGGTTTTTCCCTTTCGGGCGAAGGGGGACTCGCCGTCGAAAACGCATATCTCGTCGGCCCGTTTGCGCCCGATGAAAATATGACGGGCGATTTCGCACATTACAAGACGGTCGCGGGGGAATCGATCGGAACGGCGGAAAAGGAAAGTATTTTCCAAAACGCTGCCCGCGGCTGTTTGGATAAGATTCCCGAAAGATTTCTCGTCGATCTGACGAGCGATCTGATTCCCGAAAACGTGTTTTTGCAATGCTACCGCGAGCCCGCCGAACCCTGTTTCGGCGTACAGGAACGGCAGTATCTCTCCGAACGGCTCACGGCGGGCAATTCCGCCGCGTTGCAGACGGGCGGGGAAGAAATACGTTTATTGTTCGATTTCGGCACAGAACTCGTCGGGTTTCTGTGTTTGGATATTACGGCGGAAGCGGGAGCGGTTTTCGATTTCCACAATTTCGAATTCATTCAGCCCGACGGGCGGAAAAATTTCGCAGAGGGCATGAACAACACCTGCCGCTATACCGCGAAAGCGGGGCGGCAGACCTTCCGCTTTGCCGTGCGGCGCGGGCTGCGCTACTGCTACGTAACGGTGCGCGGCTGCGAGAGCGCCGTCTTTCATAAGTTGTACGTCGAGCGCTGTTCCTATCCGCAGACGGGGCGCGGCGATTTTCTTTGCAGCGACTGGAAACTCAACCGCATTTACGAAGTCGGCAAAAACACCCTCGTCAACTGCGCGGAGGATACGTTTACCGACTGCCCCACCTACGAACAGGTGCATTGGGTAGGCGATATGCGCAACGAGGCGCTCGTGCATTTTATGATGAACGGCGACAAAGCGCTCTGGCTGCGCTGTTTAAAACAAGTGGGCGAATCGCTGGAATATTCGGATATCACCCTATCGCAGGTGCCGAGCGGCTGGTTCAACGTATTGCCCTGCTGGACGTTTCTGTGGATGCGCTCAATCTGCGAATATTACCGCTATACGGGCGATCGAAAGGGCGCAAAAGAACTCGTGCCGTTCCTGCGTAAAAATTTCGAAGGCATCCGAAAACACGTCAACGGCGACGAGCTGTTTCAGATGTTCGCCTGGAATATGTTCGACTGGGCGGCGATGGACACCCCCTGCGACGGCGCGGTGACGCACCTCAACTGTTTCGCCGTGCTCGCGCTTTCCGAAACCGCCGCGTTTTTGCAGGAATTCGGCGAGCCGTGCGCCGCACAGTGCCGCACGCTCGCGGATTCGATCAACGCCGCGATCAACCGTTTGTTGTGGGACGAAAACAGGCGCGCCTATGTCGACTGCCTTCGGTATCGGGACGGGAAACGCGTTTTGAGCGAAGTGTTCAGCCAGCAGACGCAGACGATCGCCTTTATGAGCGGCGCGGCGCAAGGGGAAAGAAAGGAGCGCTGCCGTCTTTTGATGGAAGCGCCCGAAGAGGGGGTTGTGCGTGCGGGCAGTCCCTTTTTCGAATTCTTTTATCTGGAAGCGATGATGCGACGGGGCGACGATGCGGCGTTTATCGGCGATCTTTTGCGCAGTTGGGGCAAAATGATCGACACGGGCTGCGATACCTTCTGGGAAATGTGGACGTATGCCGCGCCCGACGGAAGGCTGACGCGCAGCCATTGCCACGGCTGGTCGGCCGCGCCCGTCTATTTTCTAAGCGAATACGTGCTCGGCGTCACGCCCGTCGAGGCAGGCTACAAAAAAGTGCGCATTCGTCCGCACGCCTGCGGGCTCGAATGGTGCCGCGGCGCGGTGCCCACGCCTTACGGCGACATTCATGTGCGCTGGGAAATGGTTTCGGGGGAAATGCGCCTTACGTGCAGCGTACCCGAAGGCGTGGAAATTGAATACTGA
- a CDS encoding LptM family lipoprotein, producing the protein MKKTIVFLLTALLVLGTLAGCGETSPHGDPNANKTVPEGYKRLEIEQDSNGKQVLGVGTELDPHFLSCNAGLSGTFQPDSKESGEKWEVKASDWDDIFVPRMKEMNLKRIRTMVLPHYFCPSEAAYTSKAYDWQTTEMKSLYQVLDTAQELEMYVNLTMWGVDTSHSAWLAAGDSGTWCCEPQEGKEEIFAELFATMIKYLREEKGYTCIQEITLYNEPNSFYNRYGAITGHELYTEMCIATDEAFKEAGIRQDVKFNLSDDARDSTWLGKSAATLEGVADILNSHTYDFTEEHTNAQIQYELPTYNLKSYMDAIEDSPLPHMFGEFGTGHVEPPSIATDRHTEMRGLQIARIAANMLYMGSCGFSHWPLFSQYYNRPSSDFVTAYPFEIMNMGLWGYADEDYAPRPVYYAYSLLSRFVQTGAHIYPVETNDANLVAVALRTEEGKWTYLVVNDSADTKNIAFVNNTKFPASLNRYVYELGNVPTDGKQIQSDKTVTADGRVVSDRLGGMTFAVYSDLESGGRT; encoded by the coding sequence ATGAAAAAAACGATCGTGTTTTTACTGACCGCGCTTCTGGTGCTCGGCACGCTGGCGGGCTGCGGCGAAACTTCGCCGCACGGCGATCCCAACGCCAACAAGACCGTGCCCGAAGGCTATAAGCGGCTGGAGATCGAACAGGATTCCAACGGAAAGCAGGTATTGGGCGTGGGGACCGAACTCGACCCGCACTTTCTTTCCTGCAACGCGGGTCTGAGCGGCACATTCCAACCCGACAGCAAAGAATCGGGCGAAAAGTGGGAAGTCAAGGCGAGCGACTGGGACGATATTTTCGTGCCGCGCATGAAAGAAATGAATTTAAAACGCATCCGCACCATGGTTTTGCCCCATTATTTCTGCCCGTCCGAAGCGGCTTACACCTCGAAGGCTTACGACTGGCAGACAACGGAGATGAAATCGCTCTATCAGGTGCTCGACACAGCCCAGGAACTGGAAATGTACGTCAATCTGACCATGTGGGGCGTGGATACTTCCCATTCCGCATGGCTCGCCGCGGGCGACAGCGGCACCTGGTGCTGCGAACCGCAGGAGGGCAAAGAGGAAATTTTTGCGGAACTGTTCGCCACCATGATCAAATATCTCAGAGAAGAAAAGGGATATACCTGTATTCAAGAGATCACGCTCTACAACGAGCCGAACTCCTTCTATAACCGCTACGGCGCGATCACGGGGCACGAATTGTACACGGAAATGTGCATCGCCACGGACGAGGCGTTCAAAGAGGCGGGCATCCGTCAGGACGTGAAATTCAACCTTTCCGACGACGCGCGCGACTCCACCTGGCTAGGCAAATCCGCGGCCACTTTGGAAGGCGTGGCGGATATCCTCAATTCGCATACCTACGATTTTACCGAAGAACACACGAACGCGCAGATCCAATACGAACTGCCAACTTATAATTTAAAGAGTTATATGGACGCCATCGAAGACAGCCCTCTGCCGCATATGTTCGGGGAATTCGGCACGGGACACGTGGAACCGCCCAGCATCGCGACCGACCGCCATACCGAAATGCGCGGCTTGCAGATCGCGCGCATCGCCGCCAATATGCTGTATATGGGCTCGTGCGGGTTCAGCCACTGGCCGCTGTTCAGCCAGTACTATAACCGCCCGTCCTCCGATTTCGTAACGGCGTATCCTTTCGAAATCATGAACATGGGATTGTGGGGCTATGCCGACGAAGATTACGCGCCCCGTCCCGTCTACTATGCGTACAGCCTGCTTTCGCGCTTTGTGCAAACGGGCGCGCACATCTACCCCGTGGAAACCAACGACGCGAACCTCGTCGCCGTCGCGCTCAGAACGGAGGAAGGGAAATGGACGTATCTCGTCGTCAACGACTCTGCGGATACCAAAAATATTGCCTTTGTCAACAACACCAAATTTCCCGCGTCGCTCAACCGCTACGTATACGAGTTGGGAAACGTGCCGACGGACGGAAAACAGATACAGTCGGATAAGACGGTCACTGCGGACGGCCGCGTCGTTTCCGACAGGCTCGGCGGCATGACGTTCGCCGTGTACAGCGATCTTGAAAGCGGAGGTCGGACATGA